A stretch of Castanea sativa cultivar Marrone di Chiusa Pesio chromosome 2, ASM4071231v1 DNA encodes these proteins:
- the LOC142625641 gene encoding anthocyanidin 3-O-glucosyltransferase 5-like: MATSNPQTHVVIVSSPQVGHVVCNLELGNRLVVDHNVHVTFFVVAESKASTGESKTIQSARAQKLLDIIELPPVDISSKVEPNSPIFTSLTTIMRETNPLLRSAISALKSRPTALFVDIFGTAALEVAEEFHMLKYVFVTTALPLALAVYINILDKEVEGEYVDQKEPLRLPGCMPVRPDDVVDPLMNRTKHEYRVFLQVGLEIRRSDGLMVNMWEDLDTKTLKAMREEECYGSLPVYAVGPLFRPVEQSDLKSELLDWLDEQPVESVIYVSFGVTGKLSAQQITELAWGLELSQQRFMLVLRSNNKDKGINLLDYLPDGFLERTHNLGQVVTEDWVPQSAILSHGSVGGFLSHFGWNSVVESIISGVPMIAWPLYAEHKMNAALLAEELRVAVRPIIAPTKGVVGREEIEMMIRKVMEDHEEGKAMRARIKELKNSGEKAWVKGGSSFNALSQIAKQCEMNLQRQEGK; the protein is encoded by the coding sequence ATGGCTACCTCAAATCCACAAACACACGTAGTCATAGTCTCTAGCCCACAAGTTGGACACGTTGTCTGTAACCTTGAGCTCGGCAATCGCCTCGTCGTGGATCACAACGTCCACGTCACCTTCTTCGTCGTCGCTGAATCTAAAGCCTCAACCGGCGAGTCCAAGACTATCCAATCAGCCAGGGCTCAAAAACTCCTAGACATCATCGAACTACCACCCGTGGACATCTCCAGCAAAGTCGAACCCAATTCTCCGATCTTCACAAGTCTTACCACCATCATGCGAGAAACCAATCCCCTTCTCAGGTCCGCAATCTCAGCCCTAAAGTCTAGGCCGACAGCTCTTTTCGTCGATATTTTCGGAACAGCAGCACTGGAAGTCGCTGAGGAATTCCACATGTTAAAGTACGTATTTGTAACCACTGCACTGCCGCTTGCGTTAGCAGTATATATTAACATCCTCGACAAGGAAGTAGAAGGAGAATACGTTGATCAAAAAGAACCGCTAAGGTTGCCGGGTTGTATGCCGGTTCGACCCGATGATGTGGTTGACCCGTTGATGAACCGGACAAAGCATGAATACCGTGTGTTCTTACAAGTTGGCTTAGAGATTCGTCGGAGTGATGGGCTTATGGTGAACATGTGGGAAGATTTGGACACTAAAACGCTTAAAGCAATGAGAGAAGAGGAATGTTACGGCTCACTACCGGTTTACGCAGTCGGACCGTTGTTTAGGCCGGTTGAACAGTCGGACCTGAAGAGCGAGTTGTTGGATTGGCTGGATGAGCAACCGGTTGAGTCAGTAATTTATGTTTCGTTTGGGGTTACTGGGAAGCTCTCAGCCCAGCAAATCACTGAGCTTGCTTGGGGTCTAGAGCTGAGCCAACAGAGATTTATGTTGGTGCTACGCTCAAACAACAAGGACAAAGGTATTAACTTGTTGGATTACTTGCCTGATGGGTTCTTAGAACGTACACACAATTTGGGACAGGTGGTCACGGAGGACTGGGTCCCACAATCGGCAATTTTGAGCCATGGATCAGTAGGGGGGTTCTTATCACACTTTGGGTGGAACTCAGTTGTGGAGAGTATAATTAGCGGCGTGCCAATGATAGCATGGCCTCTATATGCGGAGCATAAAATGAATGCTGCGTTGCTAGCTGAGGAGTTAAGAGTGGCTGTGCGTCCCATAATTGCACCAACTAAAGGAGTTGTAGGACGGGAGGAGATTGAGATGATGATAAGGAAAGTAATGGAAGATCATGAGGAAGGGAAGGCAATGAGGGCTAGAATTAAGGAACTTAAAAACAGTGGGGAAAAGGCTTGGGTTAAGGGTGGTTCTTCTTTCAATGCGTTGTCTCAAATAGCAAAGCAATGCGAGATGAACTTGCAGCGCCAGGAAGGGAAGTAG